From one Streptomyces spiramyceticus genomic stretch:
- a CDS encoding IS110 family transposase: MIDTSDIGAFLGLDVGKGEHHATALTPAGKKAFDKRLPNSEPKLREVFAKLIAKHGTVLVVVDQPASIGALPLAVARDAGCQVAYLPGLTMRRIADLYPGEAKTDARDAFIIADAARAMPHTLRSIELADETVAELEMIVGFDDDLAGEVTRVANRLRGLLTQIHPHLERVVGPRIQHPAVLMLLERFGSPAQIRKAGRRRLVNLIRPKAPRMAERLVEDVFTALDEQTVVVPGTDAAALIVPSLAGSLTAVLDQRKLLATRIEELLANHPLSKVLTSMPGIGVRTGARILIDVGDGSSFPSAAHLASYAGLAPATRSSGSSIRGEQPSRRGNKQLKRAFFLSAFAALADPASRTYYDKKIKQGKHHTQAILCLARRRADVLFAMLRDGTFYETRSAKAT; this comes from the coding sequence GTGATCGACACCAGTGACATCGGCGCCTTCCTCGGCTTGGACGTCGGCAAAGGCGAACACCACGCCACCGCCCTGACTCCGGCCGGGAAGAAAGCCTTCGACAAGCGGCTGCCCAACAGCGAGCCCAAGCTCCGCGAGGTCTTCGCCAAACTGATCGCGAAGCACGGCACCGTGCTCGTGGTCGTCGACCAGCCCGCCTCTATCGGCGCCCTGCCACTGGCAGTCGCCCGGGACGCGGGCTGCCAGGTCGCCTATCTTCCCGGGCTCACGATGCGGCGGATCGCCGACCTCTACCCGGGCGAGGCCAAAACCGACGCCCGCGACGCGTTCATCATCGCGGATGCGGCCCGGGCGATGCCCCACACGCTGCGGTCCATCGAGCTCGCAGACGAGACGGTCGCCGAGCTGGAGATGATCGTGGGATTCGACGACGACCTCGCAGGTGAGGTCACCCGGGTCGCGAACCGGCTCCGCGGGCTGCTGACTCAGATCCACCCGCACCTGGAGCGAGTTGTCGGCCCGCGGATCCAGCACCCGGCCGTCCTGATGCTGCTGGAACGCTTCGGGTCCCCGGCCCAGATCCGCAAGGCCGGACGCCGACGGCTCGTGAACCTGATACGTCCCAAGGCCCCACGGATGGCCGAACGCCTGGTCGAGGACGTCTTCACCGCCCTGGACGAGCAGACCGTGGTCGTCCCCGGCACCGACGCCGCCGCACTGATCGTCCCGAGCCTGGCCGGCTCGCTCACCGCCGTGCTCGACCAGCGCAAACTCCTCGCCACCAGGATCGAGGAACTGCTGGCCAACCACCCTCTTTCAAAGGTCCTGACGTCCATGCCGGGGATCGGCGTCAGGACCGGAGCAAGGATCCTCATCGACGTCGGTGACGGCAGCAGCTTCCCGTCCGCCGCCCACCTCGCCTCCTACGCCGGCCTCGCCCCGGCCACCCGCAGCTCCGGCTCCTCCATCCGCGGCGAACAACCCTCCCGGCGAGGCAACAAACAGCTCAAGAGAGCTTTCTTCCTCTCCGCGTTCGCCGCCCTGGCCGATCCGGCCTCCCGCACCTACTACGACAAGAAGATCAAGCAAGGCAAGCACCACACCCAGGCCATCCTCTGCCTCGCCCGCCGCCGAGCCGACGTCCTCTTCGCCATGCTCCGAGACGGCACCTTCTATGAAACACGATCAGCCAAGGCGACTTGA
- the rpsD gene encoding 30S ribosomal protein S4, whose amino-acid sequence MPNQSRPKVKKSRALGIALTPKAVKYFEARPYPPGEHGRGRKQNSDYKVRLLEKQRLRAQYDISEKQMARAYDRAKKAEGKTGEALVIELERRLDALILRSGIARTIYQARQMVVHGHIEVNGGKVDKPSFRVRPDDVVMVRERSREKHPFQVAREGGYDTEGETPRYLQVNLKALAFRLDRDPNRKEIPVICDEQLVVEYYAR is encoded by the coding sequence GTGCCTAACCAGTCGCGTCCCAAGGTCAAGAAGTCCCGTGCGCTCGGTATTGCGCTGACGCCGAAGGCTGTCAAGTACTTCGAGGCCCGTCCGTACCCGCCGGGCGAGCACGGCCGTGGGCGCAAGCAGAACTCGGACTACAAGGTCCGTCTGCTCGAGAAGCAGCGTCTGCGCGCGCAGTACGACATCAGCGAGAAGCAGATGGCCCGCGCCTACGACCGCGCCAAGAAGGCCGAAGGCAAGACCGGCGAGGCCCTGGTCATCGAGCTTGAGCGCCGCCTCGACGCGCTCATCCTGCGTTCGGGCATCGCCCGCACGATCTACCAGGCCCGTCAGATGGTCGTTCACGGCCACATCGAGGTCAACGGTGGCAAGGTCGACAAGCCGTCGTTCCGTGTCCGTCCCGACGACGTCGTGATGGTCCGCGAGCGCAGCCGCGAGAAGCACCCCTTCCAGGTCGCTCGCGAGGGTGGCTACGACACCGAGGGTGAGACGCCGCGCTACCTCCAGGTGAACCTGAAGGCCCTGGCCTTCCGCCTGGACCGCGACCCGAACCGCAAGGAAATCCCGGTCATCTGCGACGAGCAGCTCGTCGTCGAGTACTACGCCCGCTGA
- a CDS encoding DUF2470 domain-containing protein: MPSAAERTRTLVQSTCSAVVLLPGPAVARPEQLVPEERSVGPDGEVFLLFPADSPVVRAATHAQDDELAVTLEITDVAPVSVPNRIRGRAWVSGWLTCVRGVAEPGRMLVRLEVGEASVDDLWGTGSVEPEEFATAAADPIAEHEAELLQHLHSAHGDQVRQLCGLVGERAESGNGDGATEYSTVPVALDRFGLRVRFSSSDRHGFDGHSFDARFDFREPVRDIIGLRRAMHQLFEAAAH, translated from the coding sequence ATGCCGTCAGCAGCCGAGCGCACACGAACTCTCGTACAGAGTACCTGCTCCGCGGTGGTGCTTCTGCCGGGTCCTGCCGTGGCCCGTCCCGAGCAGCTGGTTCCCGAGGAGCGGAGCGTCGGCCCCGACGGCGAAGTGTTCCTGCTCTTCCCCGCGGATTCACCGGTCGTACGCGCCGCCACGCACGCCCAGGACGACGAGCTGGCCGTGACGCTGGAGATCACGGATGTCGCGCCGGTCTCGGTCCCCAACCGTATCCGGGGCCGCGCCTGGGTCTCCGGCTGGCTCACCTGCGTACGCGGGGTGGCCGAGCCCGGGCGCATGCTGGTGCGGCTGGAGGTCGGCGAGGCCAGTGTGGACGATCTGTGGGGCACCGGATCGGTCGAGCCGGAGGAATTCGCGACGGCGGCCGCGGACCCGATCGCGGAGCACGAGGCCGAGCTGCTCCAGCATCTGCACTCGGCGCACGGCGACCAGGTGCGGCAGTTGTGCGGGCTTGTGGGAGAACGGGCCGAGTCCGGCAACGGCGATGGGGCCACCGAGTACAGCACGGTGCCCGTGGCGCTGGACCGGTTCGGGCTTCGGGTGCGCTTCAGCAGCTCCGACAGGCACGGTTTCGACGGGCACAGTTTCGACGCACGGTTCGACTTCCGCGAACCGGTGCGCGACATCATCGGGCTGCGCCGTGCCATGCACCAGCTCTTCGAGGCCGCCGCCCACTGA
- a CDS encoding replication-associated recombination protein A — protein MEPDLFTAAAEDRQLKDPSSSPLAVRMRPRTLDEVVGQQHLLKPGAPLRRLVGEGSGGPAGPSSVLLWGPPGIGKTTLAYVVSQATQKRFVELSAITAGVKEVRAVIDGARRASGGFGKETVLFLDEIHRFSKAQQDSLLPAVENRWVTLIAATTENPYFSIISPLLSRSLLLTLESLTDDDLRSLVHRALTEERGLGGAVTLADDAEAHLLRISGGDARRALTALEAAAGAAMAKGDKEVTLETVEETVDRAAVKYDRDGDQHYDVASALIKSIRGSDVDAALHYLARMIEAGEDPRFIARRLMISASEDIGLADPTVLPTAVAAAQAVAMIGFPEAALTLSHATIALALAPKSNAATNAIFAAQEDVRKGLAGPVPPHLRDGHYKGAAKLGHAQGYVYPHDVPGAIAAQQYAPDAVHGKTYYEPTRYGAEARYADVVDKVRGRLRGDGPSDARP, from the coding sequence GTGGAGCCAGACCTGTTCACCGCAGCCGCAGAAGACCGCCAGCTGAAGGATCCGTCCAGCAGCCCCCTGGCCGTCCGGATGCGTCCGCGCACCCTCGACGAAGTCGTCGGCCAGCAGCACCTGCTGAAGCCGGGAGCGCCGCTGCGCCGACTGGTCGGTGAGGGCAGCGGCGGTCCCGCGGGCCCGTCGTCGGTGCTGCTCTGGGGCCCGCCCGGGATCGGCAAGACGACTCTGGCGTATGTCGTCAGCCAGGCCACGCAGAAGCGCTTCGTGGAGCTTTCCGCGATCACCGCCGGCGTCAAGGAAGTGCGGGCCGTCATCGACGGCGCCCGCCGCGCATCGGGCGGCTTCGGCAAGGAGACCGTCCTCTTCCTCGACGAGATCCACCGCTTCAGCAAGGCCCAGCAGGACTCCCTGTTGCCCGCTGTCGAGAACCGCTGGGTCACTCTCATCGCCGCGACGACCGAGAATCCGTACTTCTCGATCATCTCCCCACTGCTCTCCCGCTCCCTGCTGCTCACGCTGGAATCGCTGACCGACGACGATCTGCGCTCCCTGGTGCACCGGGCGCTCACCGAAGAGCGCGGTCTCGGCGGCGCGGTCACGCTGGCCGACGACGCCGAGGCGCATCTGCTGCGGATCTCGGGCGGCGACGCCCGGCGCGCGCTCACCGCTCTGGAGGCGGCCGCGGGGGCGGCCATGGCCAAGGGCGACAAGGAAGTCACGCTCGAAACGGTCGAGGAGACCGTCGACCGCGCGGCGGTGAAGTACGACCGCGACGGCGACCAGCACTACGACGTGGCGAGCGCCCTCATCAAGTCCATCCGCGGCTCCGACGTGGACGCCGCACTGCACTACCTGGCCCGAATGATCGAAGCGGGCGAGGACCCCCGGTTCATCGCCCGGCGGCTGATGATCTCGGCCAGCGAGGACATCGGCCTGGCCGACCCGACCGTGCTGCCGACGGCTGTGGCGGCGGCCCAGGCCGTGGCCATGATCGGCTTCCCGGAGGCCGCGCTCACCCTCAGCCACGCCACCATCGCGCTGGCCCTCGCGCCCAAGTCCAACGCCGCGACGAATGCGATCTTCGCCGCCCAGGAGGACGTAAGGAAGGGACTGGCGGGCCCCGTCCCGCCGCATCTTCGCGACGGGCACTACAAGGGCGCGGCCAAGCTCGGCCATGCGCAGGGCTATGTGTATCCGCACGACGTGCCGGGCGCGATCGCCGCGCAGCAGTACGCCCCGGACGCCGTGCACGGCAAGACCTACTACGAGCCCACGCGCTACGGAGCGGAAGCCCGCTACGCCGACGTCGTGGACAAGGTGCGCGGCAGGCTGCGCGGAGACGGCCCGTCGGACGCACGCCCCTGA
- a CDS encoding vitamin K epoxide reductase family protein, with amino-acid sequence MTTAAVDDVSSDRAGEDPKGTTGSGRGFALLLVISGLAGLLASWIITIDKIKLLEDPNFEPGCSLNPIVACGNIMKSEQAEAFGFPNPMLGLVTYAMVVCIGVALLAGAGFRRWFWLGLNAGTLFGVGFCTWLQYQSLYNIGSLCLWCCLAWVATIVMFCYVTTHNIKHRIIRAPEGLRSALVEFHWVPPVLWIGIIGMLILTRWWDFWTGQS; translated from the coding sequence ATGACGACTGCAGCGGTAGACGACGTCTCCTCCGACCGTGCGGGAGAGGATCCGAAGGGCACGACAGGCAGCGGCCGTGGGTTCGCCCTGCTGCTGGTGATCAGCGGTCTGGCCGGACTGCTGGCCTCGTGGATCATCACGATCGACAAGATCAAACTGCTCGAAGATCCGAACTTCGAACCGGGCTGCAGCCTCAACCCCATTGTCGCCTGCGGAAACATCATGAAGAGCGAGCAGGCCGAGGCCTTCGGGTTCCCCAACCCGATGCTCGGCCTTGTCACGTACGCGATGGTCGTCTGCATCGGCGTGGCCCTGCTGGCCGGGGCAGGCTTCCGCCGCTGGTTCTGGCTCGGCCTGAACGCGGGCACGCTCTTCGGCGTCGGCTTCTGCACCTGGCTCCAGTACCAGTCGCTGTACAACATCGGCTCGCTGTGCCTGTGGTGCTGCCTGGCCTGGGTCGCCACCATCGTGATGTTCTGCTACGTCACCACGCACAACATCAAGCACCGCATCATCCGGGCCCCCGAGGGCCTGCGCAGCGCACTGGTGGAATTCCACTGGGTGCCGCCGGTGCTGTGGATCGGGATCATCGGCATGCTGATCCTGACCCGCTGGTGGGACTTCTGGACCGGCCAGAGCTGA
- the hisS gene encoding histidine--tRNA ligase, whose protein sequence is MSTFKAPKGTYDLIPPVSATFLAVREAIAAPLKNSGYGYIETPGFENVELFARGVGESTDIVTKEMYTLTTKGGDQLALRPEGTASVLRAALEANLHKAGNLPVKLWYSGSYYRYERPQKGRYRHFSQVGAEAIGTEDPALDAELIILADQAYRSLGLSQFRILLNSLGDKECRPVYRAALQDFLGGLDLDEDTRRRSEINPLRVLDDKRPEVQKQLVGAPMLRDYLCDACKTYHEQVRELLNAAGVSYEDDEKLVRGLDYYTRTTFEFVHDGLGSQSAVGGGGRYDGLSEMIGGPSLPSVGWALGVDRTVLALEAEGIELELPATTSVFAVPLGEEARRLLFGTVTELRKSGVAADFAYGGKGVKAAMKAANRSGARFTIVAGERDLAEGVVQLKDMESGEQEAVALDKVTDEIRRRLG, encoded by the coding sequence GTGAGTACCTTCAAGGCCCCCAAGGGCACGTACGACCTGATCCCGCCGGTGTCCGCGACGTTCCTGGCGGTACGCGAGGCCATCGCCGCACCGCTGAAGAACTCCGGCTACGGCTACATCGAGACGCCGGGTTTCGAGAACGTCGAGCTCTTCGCGCGCGGAGTCGGTGAGTCCACCGACATCGTGACCAAGGAGATGTACACCCTCACCACCAAGGGCGGCGACCAGCTCGCCCTGCGCCCCGAGGGCACCGCGTCCGTGCTCCGCGCGGCCCTGGAAGCCAACCTGCACAAGGCCGGCAACCTGCCCGTCAAGCTCTGGTACTCCGGCTCGTACTACCGCTACGAGCGCCCGCAGAAGGGCCGCTACAGGCACTTCTCGCAGGTCGGTGCCGAAGCGATCGGCACCGAGGACCCGGCGCTCGACGCCGAGCTGATCATCCTCGCCGACCAGGCGTACCGCTCGCTCGGCCTGTCCCAGTTCCGCATCCTGCTGAACTCGCTCGGCGACAAGGAGTGCCGTCCCGTCTACCGGGCCGCGCTGCAGGACTTCCTCGGCGGGCTCGACCTCGACGAGGACACCCGCCGCCGGAGCGAGATCAACCCGCTGCGCGTACTCGACGACAAGCGTCCCGAGGTCCAGAAGCAGCTCGTGGGCGCTCCGATGCTGCGCGACTACCTGTGCGACGCGTGCAAGACGTACCACGAGCAGGTACGCGAGCTTCTGAACGCGGCGGGCGTCTCCTACGAGGACGACGAGAAGCTCGTGCGCGGCCTCGACTACTACACGCGGACCACCTTCGAGTTCGTCCACGACGGTCTCGGCTCGCAGTCCGCGGTGGGCGGCGGCGGCCGCTACGACGGCCTGTCCGAGATGATCGGCGGCCCCTCGCTGCCGTCGGTCGGCTGGGCGCTCGGCGTGGACCGCACGGTCCTGGCGCTGGAGGCGGAGGGCATCGAGCTCGAACTGCCCGCGACGACCAGTGTCTTCGCGGTGCCGCTCGGCGAGGAGGCCCGCCGGCTGCTGTTCGGTACGGTCACCGAGCTGCGCAAGTCCGGTGTCGCCGCCGACTTCGCGTACGGCGGGAAGGGCGTCAAGGCGGCCATGAAGGCGGCCAACCGCAGCGGCGCCCGGTTCACGATCGTCGCGGGTGAACGGGACCTGGCGGAGGGCGTGGTCCAGCTCAAGGACATGGAGTCCGGCGAGCAGGAGGCCGTCGCCCTGGACAAGGTGACGGACGAGATCCGGCGCCGCCTCGGCTGA
- a CDS encoding MBL fold metallo-hydrolase, producing the protein MLIAGFPAGAWGTNCYLVAPAAGEECVIIDPGHQAAAGVEETLAKHRLKPVAVVLTHGHIDHVASVVPVCGAHDVPAWIHPADRYMMSDPEKALGRSIGMPLMGELTVGEPDDVLELTDGAELKLAGLDFTVSHAPGHTKGSVTFRLPEQTDIPSVFFSGDLLFAGSVGRTDLPGGDHAELLESLARVCLPLDDSTVVLSGHGSQTTIGRERATNPYLNGLAAAPRRGM; encoded by the coding sequence GTGCTTATTGCCGGGTTCCCCGCCGGGGCCTGGGGGACCAACTGTTACCTGGTCGCCCCCGCCGCAGGCGAGGAGTGCGTGATCATCGACCCGGGCCACCAGGCCGCCGCGGGAGTCGAGGAAACGCTCGCCAAGCATCGGCTCAAGCCCGTCGCCGTCGTGCTCACACACGGCCACATCGACCACGTCGCCTCGGTCGTCCCGGTGTGCGGAGCACACGACGTACCGGCGTGGATCCACCCCGCCGACCGGTACATGATGAGCGACCCGGAAAAGGCCCTGGGCCGTTCGATAGGCATGCCCCTGATGGGCGAGCTGACCGTGGGCGAGCCCGACGACGTCCTGGAGCTGACCGACGGCGCGGAGCTGAAGCTGGCCGGTCTCGACTTCACCGTCTCGCACGCGCCCGGCCATACAAAGGGGTCGGTGACCTTCAGGCTGCCCGAGCAGACCGACATCCCGTCGGTCTTCTTCTCGGGCGACCTGCTGTTCGCCGGCTCCGTCGGACGCACCGACCTGCCCGGCGGCGACCACGCCGAGCTGCTCGAGTCGCTGGCCCGCGTGTGCCTGCCGCTCGACGACTCGACCGTGGTGCTGTCCGGCCACGGCTCCCAGACGACCATCGGCCGCGAGCGCGCCACCAACCCGTATCTGAACGGTCTGGCCGCCGCTCCCCGACGAGGAATGTGA
- a CDS encoding peptidylprolyl isomerase produces MVSNDQRRRQLAREKFERQQQRRAAARRKSRRRNAVIASALAVVLAAGAAAFATGALSGSDDGKQSVADSTPSSSPSKAPDPCEKPGAGSVKKMSFKKEPALTVDKSASYAMKLQTTCGDITLALDAAKAPRTVNSFNFLAGKGYFDHTKCHRLTTAGIYVLQCGDPTAQGSGTPGYKLPDENLKDPKLKGAVYPAGTVAMANAGPGTGGSQFFLVYQDSKLPPNYTPFGTVKSGQDVLKKIADAGEATGQGDGTPNATVVIDKATVTK; encoded by the coding sequence GTGGTCAGCAACGATCAGCGGCGGCGCCAGCTCGCCCGGGAAAAGTTCGAACGGCAGCAGCAGCGCCGCGCCGCGGCCCGGCGCAAGTCGCGCCGCCGCAACGCCGTGATCGCCTCGGCGCTCGCCGTTGTGCTCGCGGCGGGAGCGGCGGCGTTCGCCACCGGCGCTCTGAGCGGCAGCGACGACGGCAAGCAGAGCGTCGCCGACTCGACGCCCAGCAGCTCGCCGTCGAAGGCGCCCGACCCGTGCGAGAAGCCCGGCGCCGGTTCGGTCAAGAAGATGTCGTTCAAGAAGGAGCCGGCGCTCACCGTCGACAAGTCGGCGTCGTACGCAATGAAGTTGCAGACGACCTGTGGCGACATCACGCTCGCCCTGGATGCGGCGAAGGCTCCGCGCACGGTGAACTCCTTCAACTTCCTCGCCGGGAAGGGGTACTTCGACCACACCAAGTGCCACCGCCTGACGACGGCCGGCATCTACGTCCTGCAGTGCGGCGACCCGACCGCCCAGGGTTCCGGCACCCCCGGCTACAAGCTGCCGGACGAGAACCTGAAGGACCCGAAGCTCAAGGGCGCCGTCTACCCGGCGGGCACGGTCGCGATGGCGAACGCGGGCCCGGGCACCGGCGGCAGCCAGTTCTTCCTCGTCTATCAGGACAGCAAGTTGCCTCCCAACTACACACCGTTCGGAACCGTCAAGAGCGGTCAGGACGTGCTGAAGAAGATCGCTGACGCCGGTGAGGCGACCGGGCAGGGCGACGGGACGCCGAATGCCACGGTCGTCATCGACAAGGCGACGGTCACCAAGTAA